TGTAAAATTCCTGGTTTTTAGGTTCGAAATAATCAAACTTAGTCTCCCTGATGAGTTGAGGCTGGAAGGTTTTGGCATGGTACAGAAGTTTCCATTTACCATTCTCGTTTTTCCAGACGTTTAGATATACCCCGAACTTTTTCTTGCCAAGTTCGGTAAGTTCAAATCTGCCGCTGGTAAAGCCTAAATCCGCTTTTTTAGATATACGGGCATATTCAGGCTTCCATTCAAGATCTTCGCCAGAATCCTTTTGTTTTGTTTTCTTAAAATTTGTGTGAATAGAAACCGGAGCCGGCTGAAAAATGAGCGCATTATCTGCAGCGTATTTTAGAAAGGCATTAGGAACGCCTGTTCTGAAAAGTGCGAAATTTAAACTCTCATCGGCTTCAACCAATGATTTAACATTATTGCCCGCCTTTTGAGCAACGCCCGCTAAACAAAAAAATAGAATGAAGTTTACAAATAAAAGAGCTTTCCGAATCATCTAATACCCAACAAAATTAATCTATTTATGTTTTTGACCAGGTTGTACCTTCTTTACTGTCCTTTAGCTGATAGCCTATCTCTTGTAAGCCAATTCTTATCTTGTCGGAAGTAGCATAATCTTTTTTCTCTTTGGCTTCTTTTCTGATATTAATCAAAAAGTTCATTAAAGGCTCAATCTCGTTTCCTTCACTAAGTTCGTCTTTTAAACCCAATATGTTATGTACATATTCATTTAATAGAGATGTTAATCCGATAAGATCAGCTTCGGAAATTGAAGTCTTTCCATCGTATATCGAGTTAATCGTTTTAACAACATCAAATAACTCGGCAATAAGAATAGGCGAATTAAAATCATCATTCATTGCCGATTCAAATCTCTGCTCAATCGCTTTCAAGTCTACTTCACTTGTTTCCGAAACCTTTAATTTATCTAAAAGTCCCAGCGCATTCATTAAACGTTTAAAGCCTTTTTCGCTGGCATCCAACGCTTCGTTAGAGAAATCTAAAGTACTTCTATAATGTGCCTGAAGCATAAAGAACTTAACAACCATAGGGCTATAGCCTTTATTTAACAGCTCATGTTGCCCAGTAAAAAGTTCATGAGGTAAAAAGCTATTACCTAATGATTTAGACATTTTTTGTCCATTTACAGTAAGCATATTGGTATGAATCCAATAATTAGCAGGATGTTTTCCGCAGGCAGCTACGTTTTGGGCAATTTCGTTGGTATGATGAGTAGGTGCTAAATCCATTCCACCTCCATGTATATCAAATTGCTCGCCCAAATATTTCGAGCTCATAGCAGAACACTCTAAATGCCAGCCCGGAAATCCCATTCCCCATGGAGAAGGCCATTGCATCAGGTGTTCGGGTTTAGCTTTAATCCACAATGCAAAATCCAGTTTTCCATGTTTCTGGTCCTGTCCACCCAATTCGCGGGTGTTGTTTAATAAATCTTCCAGTTTTCTGCCATTCAACACTCCATAATTATGATGCTGATTGTATTTTTCAACATCAAAATATACAGATCCATCAACCTCGTAAGCCAAGCCTTTAGCTAAAATGGTTTTTACCATTTCTATCTGCTCAATAATATGTCCGGTGGCTGTAGGTTCGATACTTGGAGGTAATACATTGAAAACCTTCATCATATCGTGGAAACCATTGGTATATGTTTGTACAATTTCCATTGGCTCCAAAGAAGCCAGCTTTGCCTTTTTAGAAATCTTGTCTTCTCCCGAATCACCATCTCCTTCCAAATGACCCGCATCGGTAATATTTCTTACATATCTAACCTTATAGCCCAAATGCATAAGATAGCGGTAAATCAGGTCAAAAGAGATGAAAGTCCTGCAGTTCCCCAAGTGGACATCGCTATATACGGTTGGCCCGCAAACGTACATTCCTACATACGGTGGATTTATTGCCTTAAACTCTTCTTTCTTTCTGGAAATGGTATTGTAAATAAAAAGACTATCGTACATGGTTGCAAATCTACAAAAAATGTCGAAGCATTAGCATGACGAATGAGGAGCTGTTGTTGATGGTAGATTTGTTGTCTTTCGTTTATCGTTGTTCGTTTGTCGAGTTTCATTTTCCGTTTATCAGCAGCGGACAATGAATATCGAACAACAAATAACACTTCGGTCTCCCGTCCCCAGACTTCGGACTATTTGCCAACACTCACATCCACTCTCACCGGATAATGATCAGAATATGCTTTTTTTATAATCTTATAAGTATGGATATCGAAGTCTTTAGTAGTTAAGATATAGTCTATCTGGAAATTTGGGAAATCGCCATTATAGGTTCTGCCGATACCAACTCCTTTTTCAATAAAGCTATTCTTTAGATCTTTGCTGATCTGGTTTACACTATATGAAACCGGAGTATCATTAAAATCGCCCATAATAACGAAAGGAGTCTTGCAGCTATCGGTGTAGGATTTTAATATTTCTACTTGTTTAGCCCTGCGGACAAAGGCAGATTTTAGCCTGGACAGAATCCGCCTGCCATGTTTAATATCTTCATCCTCCGTCTTCATGTTTGATATCCTCTTGAAATAGTAATAGTCAACAGGAGCGAAGGCGATAGAAGCCAGATGTATAGTGTAAATTCTAAAAACCTTATTGTTCTTCTTTACATCTATCCACAGTCCGTTATTAGAACCTTTTGGATCTAGTTCGGTTAATTTGCCTTTATTGACGATAGGTAATTTACTGAATATGGCTATACCCATAGATTCATAATCATTACCACTGGTACTATAGAAATAATAATCTTCGGTACCTAAAATTTTACGGATATTATTCTCGCTCTTTAATTTACCCTTTTTTCTGGTTAGAAACTCCTGAATTGCTATAACATCGGGTTGCTCTTCGTTTATAAGATCTAAAATATTATTCCTTGCATTAGAGTCAACTTCCGAACCAAATTGTTTGAAATGATGCACATTGTAGGTCATTAAGCGAACAGAAGAAGAATCCCTCAAATAATGAGCTGTCTCTTTTTTCCTTAAACCAATTGTTCTGGTAAGGTTTTGATATCCAATTAAAATAGCTAAAAAAGAAAGAAAAGCATACCAGCGTTTTTTTATAGCCCATAACAGTATAAAGCAGATATTAGCGAGAAGTATAAAGGGATAAGAAAGCCCTAAAAAAGCCAAAAACCAATACTTTTCCGGACTAATTGTTGTCGCTAAATAGCTTAGAAGCAGTAA
This genomic interval from Pseudopedobacter saltans DSM 12145 contains the following:
- the cysS gene encoding cysteine--tRNA ligase; translation: MYDSLFIYNTISRKKEEFKAINPPYVGMYVCGPTVYSDVHLGNCRTFISFDLIYRYLMHLGYKVRYVRNITDAGHLEGDGDSGEDKISKKAKLASLEPMEIVQTYTNGFHDMMKVFNVLPPSIEPTATGHIIEQIEMVKTILAKGLAYEVDGSVYFDVEKYNQHHNYGVLNGRKLEDLLNNTRELGGQDQKHGKLDFALWIKAKPEHLMQWPSPWGMGFPGWHLECSAMSSKYLGEQFDIHGGGMDLAPTHHTNEIAQNVAACGKHPANYWIHTNMLTVNGQKMSKSLGNSFLPHELFTGQHELLNKGYSPMVVKFFMLQAHYRSTLDFSNEALDASEKGFKRLMNALGLLDKLKVSETSEVDLKAIEQRFESAMNDDFNSPILIAELFDVVKTINSIYDGKTSISEADLIGLTSLLNEYVHNILGLKDELSEGNEIEPLMNFLINIRKEAKEKKDYATSDKIRIGLQEIGYQLKDSKEGTTWSKT
- a CDS encoding endonuclease/exonuclease/phosphatase family protein → MKKNKRNSYLDKSILFFNLIVIALLLLSYLATTISPEKYWFLAFLGLSYPFILLANICFILLWAIKKRWYAFLSFLAILIGYQNLTRTIGLRKKETAHYLRDSSSVRLMTYNVHHFKQFGSEVDSNARNNILDLINEEQPDVIAIQEFLTRKKGKLKSENNIRKILGTEDYYFYSTSGNDYESMGIAIFSKLPIVNKGKLTELDPKGSNNGLWIDVKKNNKVFRIYTIHLASIAFAPVDYYYFKRISNMKTEDEDIKHGRRILSRLKSAFVRRAKQVEILKSYTDSCKTPFVIMGDFNDTPVSYSVNQISKDLKNSFIEKGVGIGRTYNGDFPNFQIDYILTTKDFDIHTYKIIKKAYSDHYPVRVDVSVGK